The Acidicapsa acidisoli genome contains a region encoding:
- a CDS encoding winged helix-turn-helix domain-containing protein, whose protein sequence is MAASQNQKELYEFGPFRIDPEKETVIRAGEIVSITPKNFQILLVLIRSNKQIVTKDDLMKTVWPDTFVEEANLSRNIFMLRKALGETAQDHRYIVTVPGQGYRLAEDVRLVPEQELTVVAASRSRLEVEVKETKPWWWIAVAAVLLLALAVGVSRYIFRGKAVLGPTDTVVLADFVNSTGDPVFDGTLRRGLAIQLEQSPFLSLISDQRIQHTLGLMGHSANTKLTSEVARGICERTGSAALLEGSIAPLGNQYVLELQAKNCRNGEVLDQEQIQAAKKEDVLNALDQMAIRFRKRVGESLATIQERSTPLAEATTPSLEALEAYSTGWKLHTTTGSVAALPFLKRAVEIDPRFALAHSTLGREYANLDEFGLSLESTTRAWRLRERASDREKFFIDANYQILATGNLEQARQTCEAWARAYPRDAVARTMLSGLPNKAAARYEQAIVSARQAIELDPDFAIAYYNLAVNNAYLGRFDEAENVLRRAAGRGLEIDEYLMLYYDLAFLKGDIADMAQAATRARDRSGAETWIADKEASALAYSGHLRQARVLTQRAIDQGMQAQQPERTSLWEAGESVREAFFGNAVEARKRANGALKLSNNSEVEYGAALALAVVGDARAQALADDLEKRFPENTIVQFSYLPVIRARIALNNNDASKAFEILQVAAPYEFGSPHELIGALYPVYVRGEAHLAAPQGSEAVVEFQKILDHRGIVVSDPVGALVHLQLGRAYAMSGDTMKGKASYEDFFRLWKDADRNIPILVRAKSEYANLNH, encoded by the coding sequence ATGGCTGCCAGCCAAAATCAGAAGGAACTTTACGAGTTCGGACCTTTTCGAATTGATCCCGAAAAAGAGACCGTGATCCGGGCCGGCGAAATTGTTTCTATTACGCCGAAGAACTTCCAGATCCTTCTGGTGCTGATTCGCAGCAACAAACAGATCGTTACCAAGGACGATCTGATGAAGACTGTTTGGCCTGACACGTTTGTTGAAGAGGCCAATCTCAGCCGCAACATCTTTATGCTCCGCAAGGCGCTGGGGGAAACGGCGCAGGATCACCGCTACATCGTTACTGTGCCCGGGCAGGGTTACCGCCTAGCTGAAGATGTGCGACTGGTTCCCGAGCAGGAACTTACCGTCGTCGCGGCGAGCCGTTCCCGATTAGAAGTGGAAGTCAAGGAGACGAAACCGTGGTGGTGGATTGCGGTGGCGGCGGTTCTGCTCCTAGCACTCGCAGTTGGCGTTTCGCGATACATCTTCCGAGGCAAAGCCGTTCTCGGACCAACAGACACCGTCGTGCTGGCGGATTTTGTCAACTCCACCGGCGACCCCGTATTTGATGGAACGCTCCGTCGCGGGCTCGCGATACAACTGGAACAGTCACCTTTTCTTAGTCTCATCTCAGATCAGCGGATTCAGCACACACTTGGCCTCATGGGACACTCTGCGAATACGAAGCTCACTTCGGAGGTCGCTCGCGGAATTTGCGAACGGACCGGCAGCGCTGCCCTTCTGGAAGGATCGATTGCGCCGCTCGGAAACCAGTATGTGTTGGAACTGCAGGCGAAGAACTGCCGTAACGGCGAGGTCCTCGATCAGGAGCAAATACAGGCGGCCAAAAAAGAAGATGTACTGAATGCACTGGATCAGATGGCTATCCGGTTCAGAAAGCGCGTGGGTGAATCTCTGGCCACAATTCAGGAACGAAGCACTCCGCTGGCTGAGGCAACCACGCCCTCGCTTGAAGCGCTTGAAGCCTATAGCACTGGCTGGAAGCTCCACACCACAACAGGGTCCGTCGCTGCATTGCCATTCTTGAAGCGTGCTGTGGAGATCGATCCGAGATTCGCACTTGCTCACTCCACACTGGGCCGCGAATATGCCAACCTTGACGAGTTTGGTCTCTCTCTGGAGAGCACCACAAGGGCCTGGCGGTTACGGGAACGCGCTAGTGATCGTGAGAAGTTTTTCATTGACGCTAATTACCAGATTCTGGCGACGGGGAACCTTGAACAGGCGCGCCAAACCTGTGAGGCTTGGGCACGAGCGTATCCACGAGATGCTGTGGCCCGCACGATGTTGTCGGGTCTCCCAAACAAAGCCGCAGCGCGTTACGAGCAGGCAATCGTATCCGCGCGGCAAGCAATCGAGCTTGATCCCGACTTCGCGATCGCATACTACAACCTGGCCGTGAACAACGCCTATCTGGGGCGCTTTGATGAAGCCGAGAATGTTCTTCGACGTGCAGCCGGCCGAGGACTCGAAATTGACGAGTACCTGATGTTGTATTACGACCTGGCGTTCCTCAAAGGAGACATTGCGGACATGGCGCAGGCGGCAACCAGGGCGCGAGATAGATCCGGAGCCGAAACCTGGATTGCGGACAAAGAAGCATCGGCTCTCGCCTACTCTGGCCACCTGCGCCAAGCCAGAGTCTTGACTCAACGTGCAATCGATCAAGGAATGCAGGCACAACAGCCGGAGCGAACCTCGCTGTGGGAGGCAGGGGAATCGGTGCGAGAAGCTTTTTTCGGAAACGCCGTTGAAGCCCGAAAGAGAGCGAATGGCGCACTGAAGCTTTCTAACAACTCCGAAGTGGAGTATGGCGCTGCCCTGGCGTTGGCGGTCGTTGGAGATGCACGCGCTCAAGCGCTAGCCGATGACCTCGAAAAACGATTTCCGGAGAACACTATCGTGCAGTTCAGCTACCTGCCAGTGATTCGAGCGCGCATTGCTCTGAATAACAACGACGCTTCAAAAGCATTCGAGATTCTGCAAGTTGCTGCTCCCTACGAATTCGGCTCTCCTCACGAACTCATCGGAGCCCTGTATCCCGTTTATGTGCGGGGCGAGGCTCATTTGGCAGCGCCACAGGGTAGTGAGGCGGTCGTCGAATTTCAAAAGATTCTCGACCATCGCGGAATCGTCGTAAGTGATCCGGTCGGAGCATTGGTGCACTTGCAGCTTGGGAGAGCCTATGCGATGTCGGGAGATACTATGAAAGGCAAAGCTTCCTATGAGGACTTTTTCAGGCTTTGGAAGGATGCTGACCGCAACATTCCAATCCTGGTCCGAGCCAAATCTGAATACGCCAATCTGAATCACTAG
- a CDS encoding TonB-dependent receptor codes for MGNRSIAPAAWFLLPVFGLLALPGNGWSQTGEISVDTTDGSGAILVGVSVVVTDVDTGDVKSLTSDSAGLAVAPALPPGRYKVSGSINGFGTQEQTLTLTVGQVAAVRFAMKAATAPQTVEVLQNAGPEIEATSADVSSVVERQQLDQLPVINRGFIGLAQLSPGGAPSLPADARFGIQTAFGGANVRSGYSVLIDGADVDHPIYGIAIVDVDQDAVQEFRVNHNQYDAQYGRAGTAVVDAVTRSGTNSYAGMFTYFGQDQSLNARNFFVHTAQSPFTETITSATFGGPIIKDKMHFFASDEYLKQNSPVIESLPASNPFAATYNGVYTGLTDEKSVQAKLDMEKGARDNFSLRYLLEDQSIISSYSLYENYNPVLFHDGILSWAHVFSRSTINSGQLEYLDQNTTHYQTVSGPEIIRPSFTSGSAPNLPQGYPRHRGAFNDTLYSIKGRNSIKVGARMAYERLYQEANFYGSGVWTFNTNSPFVAGDPATYPIQYEAGSGPSTVLYRNAELSYFVQDNIELSGRLTLNAGVRYDAETNLRDDRFVNELIDNPQFSGVDNFVSKSRGNYLDGIQPRLGLAWDLTGKGRTILRAGFGGMVARNRPFFDAQMQAQDTNFEVIVTNPTLLAGYPSQTAVLGGISVEQYALQNGNRALYLVGDHLNIPYVYESSLGVEKALAKDTVLTVDGIRQIQTYLQTGHDANLPAVGPVSIHPRPLPRFGSVTSFNGTTSAYYSALDVQLKSRFKKASVLASYTWSKSISDGLDDNTSAISDPFHEYGNNDRGFDEEDRRSNLTVSPLVSLPWNFKLSSIVTLMTGTPWNITYGKDFDGDGNTQDRPAGLAKDIGGRGHSSDLAIINAARTSYQSATLPSGLVIPALNPSGCANPGSEPSGACFAPVTMAELNQHDGIKKIDVRFTKGFNMGERYRLELFWEMYDITNTPSFQAPNATISSPDFLERNTANNPRQMQYGARFIFGAH; via the coding sequence ATGGGTAATAGATCAATAGCCCCGGCTGCCTGGTTTCTCCTCCCTGTTTTTGGACTCCTGGCGCTGCCTGGGAACGGCTGGTCCCAGACAGGAGAAATCAGTGTGGATACTACCGACGGCTCCGGCGCTATCCTGGTGGGCGTTTCAGTCGTGGTCACCGACGTGGACACAGGGGACGTCAAGTCTTTAACATCCGATAGCGCGGGCCTAGCCGTCGCCCCGGCTCTGCCGCCGGGGCGTTACAAGGTTTCGGGTTCGATCAATGGATTTGGGACTCAGGAACAGACTCTCACACTGACAGTCGGGCAGGTTGCTGCGGTGCGATTCGCGATGAAGGCAGCTACAGCGCCCCAGACCGTGGAAGTCCTGCAGAACGCGGGACCGGAGATTGAAGCGACGAGCGCGGACGTGTCTAGCGTCGTGGAGCGCCAGCAACTCGATCAACTGCCGGTGATCAACCGTGGCTTTATTGGGTTGGCACAGTTGTCGCCAGGTGGCGCTCCCTCTCTGCCCGCGGACGCGCGCTTCGGGATTCAGACAGCGTTTGGCGGAGCGAATGTACGTAGCGGATATTCCGTACTGATCGACGGCGCTGATGTTGACCATCCCATTTATGGCATTGCCATTGTGGACGTCGACCAGGATGCCGTGCAGGAATTTCGCGTAAATCACAACCAGTACGACGCGCAGTACGGACGCGCCGGGACTGCGGTGGTAGATGCAGTGACCCGCTCCGGAACGAACAGCTATGCGGGCATGTTCACTTATTTCGGTCAGGACCAATCGCTCAACGCCCGTAATTTTTTCGTGCACACAGCTCAATCTCCGTTCACTGAAACCATCACGAGTGCAACCTTTGGCGGACCGATTATCAAAGACAAGATGCATTTCTTTGCGTCTGACGAGTATCTAAAGCAGAACAGTCCTGTCATCGAATCGCTACCGGCTTCCAACCCTTTTGCAGCTACTTACAACGGGGTCTACACCGGGCTAACCGATGAAAAGTCGGTTCAAGCCAAGCTGGATATGGAAAAAGGTGCGAGAGACAACTTCAGTCTCCGTTATTTGTTGGAAGATCAGTCGATTATTTCTTCGTATTCTCTTTACGAGAACTACAATCCTGTTTTGTTTCATGACGGCATTCTCAGCTGGGCGCACGTCTTCTCGCGCTCGACGATCAACAGTGGCCAGCTTGAATACCTGGATCAAAATACGACTCACTATCAAACAGTAAGCGGCCCGGAAATTATCCGTCCGTCGTTTACCTCTGGCTCGGCGCCTAATCTGCCTCAAGGGTACCCGCGCCACCGCGGTGCGTTCAACGACACGCTTTACTCAATCAAGGGACGCAACTCAATCAAAGTGGGAGCTCGGATGGCCTATGAGCGCCTCTACCAGGAGGCAAACTTCTACGGATCCGGTGTCTGGACATTCAACACCAATAGCCCGTTTGTCGCCGGCGACCCGGCAACATATCCGATCCAGTACGAGGCTGGTTCCGGTCCGTCCACCGTCCTTTACAGGAATGCCGAGCTGAGCTACTTCGTGCAAGACAACATCGAACTATCGGGGCGCTTAACCCTCAATGCCGGTGTGCGCTACGACGCCGAGACCAACCTGCGCGACGATCGATTTGTCAACGAACTCATTGATAATCCCCAGTTTTCCGGCGTGGACAACTTCGTGTCGAAGTCGCGCGGAAACTACTTAGACGGCATTCAGCCACGGCTTGGCCTGGCGTGGGACCTGACTGGAAAGGGACGCACAATCCTGCGCGCTGGATTTGGCGGCATGGTCGCTCGTAATCGTCCGTTCTTCGATGCGCAGATGCAGGCTCAGGATACAAACTTCGAAGTCATCGTCACCAATCCCACACTGCTTGCCGGCTACCCCAGCCAGACAGCGGTATTGGGCGGCATCTCTGTCGAGCAATATGCGCTGCAGAACGGCAACCGTGCGCTCTACCTCGTCGGAGACCATCTCAATATCCCCTATGTCTATGAATCAAGTCTTGGCGTCGAAAAAGCCCTCGCAAAAGACACAGTGCTGACGGTCGATGGCATCCGGCAGATTCAAACCTACCTGCAGACAGGGCATGATGCAAACCTGCCAGCGGTCGGACCAGTCTCAATCCATCCCCGGCCGCTGCCGCGATTCGGTTCTGTCACGTCATTCAACGGCACGACGAGCGCCTACTATTCGGCTCTGGATGTGCAGCTGAAGTCGCGGTTCAAGAAGGCATCGGTGCTAGCCTCCTACACCTGGTCGAAAAGCATCTCTGACGGGCTGGACGACAACACCTCCGCCATCTCCGACCCGTTCCACGAATACGGGAACAATGATCGCGGCTTTGACGAGGAGGACCGGCGGAGCAATCTGACGGTTTCGCCTCTTGTGAGTCTGCCATGGAACTTCAAGCTTTCAAGCATCGTGACCCTAATGACCGGCACACCGTGGAACATCACCTACGGTAAGGATTTTGACGGGGATGGAAACACCCAGGATCGACCCGCTGGTCTTGCCAAGGATATCGGAGGCCGTGGGCATTCCTCCGACCTGGCGATCATCAATGCGGCCCGTACTTCTTACCAATCGGCGACATTGCCTTCAGGGTTGGTGATTCCGGCTTTGAATCCCTCAGGCTGCGCAAACCCCGGTTCAGAACCTTCCGGCGCCTGCTTTGCCCCTGTGACGATGGCAGAGCTCAACCAGCATGATGGCATCAAGAAGATTGATGTTCGCTTCACCAAAGGCTTCAACATGGGGGAGCGATACCGCCTCGAGTTGTTTTGGGAAATGTACGACATTACCAATACGCCGAGCTTTCAGGCGCCAAATGCCACAATCAGTTCGCCGGACTTCCTGGAGCGGAACACAGCTAATAACCCGCGCCAGATGCAGTATGGCGCGCGATTCATTTTCGGGGCGCATTAG
- a CDS encoding ATP-binding protein, with translation MSLDGLGAADSQISLANLPPTPRQTRSARVSAAVLIIGLVVLAPFAARPLPGIIGFIPVLDTIIFVTDLITAGLLWAQFSITRSRAIWALACGYLYSAAIVVAHALTVPGAFSPRINFGVSHHINFRIYLLWHLGLPVAMLAYVWLRDKGPAKVRAHIRREIAATIVGVSVVALVSCIAWLALLPPVDPVAGRWLTVIAILICAAALSVVWLFKRSVLDQWLIIVALATIIELAITALIGGLVHADLLGAIDQPRMATLGFYAGRPFSLVTSTFVMIALLAETSKLYAGVARANTLASAAKAAQSLSGEIKLPKLIERLMAITLESAGADRGLLILPSGSESVVCAEARATDDLAEVSMCREPVTTYDLPQSVIRNAIRNQEPVLLDDASADKMYSKDEYVRRKRSRSVLCLPIVKQAHLVAVLHLENNLAPFVFTPDRVAALQLLASQAAISLENAALYADLQLQVGILQSLPVSAWTLKPDGTPDFVNQVWLDFAGHTLDFVRSGPEAWMGAVHPEDRDLAARNFWEGVRSGHDFAMETRNLRAQDKVYRWHLNQAVAVRDSEGKVLKFVGTTTDIDDRKRTEEALRQAQGDLARINRATTMGELAASLAHEISQPISGAIITANVGLRKLGSHNPNLDDLRVAFSRILRDAQRATEIISRIRSQFEKGAPNQERVIVNEIIPDTIALLRDQTIRHNISVRTELAPDLPQIIGDRVQLQQVAMNLIINSIDAMKDVDGIREMIIRSQRAEDKQILVSISDTGVGIPPQILEQIFDPFFTTKAHGTGMGLRISRSIVESHGGRLWVESVPGRGATFHLCLPAEI, from the coding sequence TTGAGCTTGGATGGATTGGGCGCTGCCGACTCTCAAATTTCCCTGGCCAATCTGCCACCGACACCTCGGCAGACACGGTCAGCGCGCGTCAGCGCCGCAGTTTTAATCATTGGATTAGTAGTTCTCGCTCCTTTCGCCGCCAGGCCGCTGCCCGGGATCATCGGTTTCATTCCAGTCCTGGATACGATTATTTTTGTCACTGACCTCATTACGGCTGGCCTTCTTTGGGCGCAGTTCTCGATCACTCGTTCGAGAGCGATCTGGGCGCTCGCATGCGGTTATCTCTATTCGGCGGCGATTGTCGTCGCACACGCACTTACTGTCCCGGGCGCTTTTTCGCCGAGGATAAATTTCGGCGTAAGTCACCACATCAATTTTAGAATTTATCTGCTTTGGCATCTTGGCCTTCCCGTGGCCATGCTTGCTTACGTATGGCTCAGAGACAAAGGCCCCGCGAAGGTGCGTGCGCATATCCGAAGGGAGATTGCGGCCACCATTGTCGGCGTGAGCGTTGTCGCTCTGGTCAGTTGCATCGCGTGGCTCGCCTTACTGCCGCCCGTGGATCCGGTAGCGGGCAGGTGGCTCACTGTTATCGCAATCTTGATATGCGCGGCTGCGCTTTCCGTGGTGTGGCTTTTCAAGCGCTCAGTACTCGATCAATGGCTCATCATTGTCGCACTTGCCACAATTATCGAACTGGCGATCACAGCGCTGATCGGTGGACTCGTGCATGCAGACCTCCTGGGCGCTATTGATCAGCCGCGCATGGCCACTCTCGGTTTTTATGCCGGCCGCCCGTTTTCGCTCGTCACCTCAACATTCGTTATGATCGCTCTGCTGGCAGAAACGTCCAAACTATACGCCGGGGTTGCCCGCGCGAATACGCTGGCAAGCGCTGCAAAAGCCGCTCAGTCTCTATCCGGCGAGATTAAGTTGCCCAAGTTGATCGAGCGGCTTATGGCGATCACGCTCGAGAGCGCGGGAGCTGATCGTGGTCTTTTGATTCTGCCGTCAGGGAGTGAATCCGTGGTTTGCGCCGAGGCGCGCGCGACGGATGATCTGGCCGAAGTTTCGATGTGCCGTGAGCCGGTTACGACCTATGATCTACCACAGTCTGTTATCCGGAATGCGATACGCAACCAGGAGCCTGTACTTCTGGATGATGCCTCGGCGGACAAAATGTATTCCAAAGACGAGTATGTCCGGAGAAAGCGCTCACGGTCTGTATTGTGCCTGCCAATCGTCAAGCAGGCGCATCTGGTTGCCGTGCTTCATTTGGAGAATAACCTGGCTCCGTTCGTCTTCACACCCGATCGGGTTGCGGCGCTGCAGTTGCTGGCTTCGCAAGCTGCAATTTCGCTGGAGAATGCGGCCCTCTATGCCGACCTGCAACTCCAGGTTGGGATATTGCAGAGTCTTCCGGTATCCGCCTGGACGCTCAAACCTGACGGGACGCCGGATTTCGTAAATCAAGTTTGGCTCGATTTCGCTGGCCATACCCTTGACTTTGTCCGGTCGGGTCCCGAGGCTTGGATGGGCGCGGTCCACCCTGAGGATCGCGATTTAGCAGCCAGGAACTTTTGGGAGGGCGTGCGTTCGGGGCACGATTTTGCGATGGAAACCCGAAATCTCCGCGCTCAGGACAAGGTATATCGCTGGCATCTCAATCAAGCTGTAGCCGTACGAGATTCCGAAGGAAAGGTCCTCAAGTTCGTCGGTACGACGACCGACATCGATGACCGGAAACGAACTGAAGAAGCGTTACGTCAGGCGCAGGGCGACCTCGCACGCATCAACCGAGCCACGACCATGGGCGAGTTAGCGGCGTCACTGGCTCATGAAATCAGTCAGCCGATCAGTGGCGCCATCATCACTGCCAACGTCGGTCTGCGAAAGCTCGGGAGCCATAATCCCAATCTCGATGACTTGCGCGTAGCTTTTTCCAGAATCTTAAGAGATGCACAACGTGCTACCGAGATTATCAGCAGGATCCGTTCTCAATTTGAGAAGGGTGCCCCGAATCAAGAGAGAGTCATCGTGAACGAGATTATTCCAGATACAATTGCCCTCCTGCGTGACCAAACCATTCGACACAACATATCGGTCCGAACCGAACTCGCACCCGACCTACCTCAGATCATCGGAGATCGCGTGCAATTGCAACAGGTCGCGATGAATCTGATTATCAACAGCATTGATGCGATGAAGGACGTTGATGGAATTCGGGAGATGATCATCCGGTCGCAGCGCGCCGAAGATAAGCA